A region from the Pelobates fuscus isolate aPelFus1 chromosome 3, aPelFus1.pri, whole genome shotgun sequence genome encodes:
- the LOC134603415 gene encoding immunoglobulin superfamily containing leucine-rich repeat protein 2-like, which yields MGGFLLLCVASSLLATTLCCPDTCLCVDKYNQQFADCTYKKLQKVPSGFPSNITTLSLSANKISLLKRSYFVGVPQVTSLWLAHNEISVVEEGTLTVMTQLKNLDISHNQLVEFPWKDLASLPALQLLKMNNNRMVNLPVDAFHNLKDLRSLRINNNQFTVIREGTFKPLVSLLHMQIYNNPFHCSCSLLWLKKWTDEAQITVAEKDSITCASPEDLRGTALSKIPELPCGLPTVHLSYYPNLDNTELHDGFTLTLQCIASGSPMPTIQWKVRNATQETEIKAPNDKTQVSGPFQVFQNGTLLIPHLSKKLEGTYTCQATNEMGSSQTSVNVSVAGSQKFATKNVDEPILGKTSPDGKKPVVETSVNSVLKPDKGEEKNKGVMPTSETMGTTGNKGETLETQDHPITFEKKCGSSVNSQHVSNHAFNESDNLKPHIFDLGVIALDVSEKDAKVQITPYPTRAGKDHLKMLYLCQESSNGYSLVQWSEIEDRMNSYWFRGLTPGTNYSVCLTYKGEDCQVQVVFTTKKEVPSLIIIIVVSIFLLGLATIPLMGATCCHLLNKYHGKNYKLIMKAHKPDPMEKHMAADFDPRASYVESEKNYNPSEAEEGEAEAAPAEGEVEGEPEENVLDETLPCSESKTNQEEFEVGSEYSDRLPLGAEAVTISEEINGNYKEPAC from the coding sequence ATGGGTGGATTCCTACTCCTGTGTGTGGCTTCATCTTTATTGGCGACAACTCTTTGCTGCCCCGATACCTGCCTCTGTGTGGATAAATACAACCAACAGTTTGCTGACTGCACGTATAAAAAGCTTCAAAAGGTTCCAAGCGGATTCCCTTCCAATATAACCACTCTGAGCCTCTCGGCCAATAAAATTAGCTTACTTAAAAGATCATACTTTGTGGGGGTGCCCCAGGTAACGTCATTGTGGTTAGCCCACAATGAAATCAGTGTAGTTGAAGAAGGGACGTTGACTGTAATGACACAACTAAAAAATCTGGACATCAGTCACAACCAGCTTGTTGAATTCCCATGGAAGGATTTGGCTAGCCTACCTGCCTTGCAACTTCTGAAAATGAACAACAACCGGATGGTAAACCTACCAGTGGATGCCTTTCATAACTTAAAGGATCTCAGATCTCTAAGGATCAACAATAACCAATTCACTGTCATTCGGGAGGGAACCTTTAAGCCCCTTGTCTCCCTCTTACATATGCAGATTTATAACAATCCCTTCCATTGTTCTTGCTCACTCCTGTGGCTTAAAAAGTGGACAGATGAAGCCCAGATAACTGTGGCTGAGAAGGACTCCATTACGTGTGCTTCACCAGAAGATTTACGTGGTACCGCTCTGTCAAAAATCCCAGAGTTGCCTTGTGGTTTGCCCACTGTGCACCTGAGCTATTATCCTAACTTGGATAATACAGAACTTCATGATGGATTTACACTTACTCTTCAGTGTATAGCCAGTGGGAGTCCTATGCCCACTATCCAGTGGAAAGTCCGCAATGCCACCCAGGAGACTGAAATTAAGGCACCAAATGATAAGACTCAGGTGTCTGGTCCCTTCCAGGTGTTTCAAAATGGAACCCTACTAATTCCACACCTGAGTAAGAAGTTGGAAGGGACTTACACATGCCAGGCCACAAATGAAATGGGAAGCAGTCAGACTTCAGTCAATGTTTCTGTGGCAGGAAGCCAGAAATTTGCCACGAAGAATGTGGATGAACCAATATTGGGAAAGACATCACCAGATGGTAAGAAACCTGTTGTAGAAACCTCTGTAAACAGTGTGCTTAAGCCAGataaaggagaagaaaaaaataagggTGTCATGCCCACTTCGGAAACTATGGGAACAACTGGCAATAAAGGAGAGACATTGGAAACCCAAGATCATCCAATAACATTTGAAAAGAAGTGTGGGTCAAGTGTGAATAGTCAGCACGTATCAAATCATGCATTTAATGAAAGTGATAACCTAAAACCTCACATATTTGACCTCGGTGTTATAGCTTTGGATGTTTCAGAGAAGGATGCTAAGGTTCAAATTACTCCATATCCCACACGTGCAGGAAAGGATCACCTCAAGATGCTGTATCTATGTCAGGAGAGCAGCAATGGTTACTCTTTGGTCCAGTGGTCAGAAATTGAAGATAGGATGAATTCCTACTGGTTCAGAGGATTAACCCCTGGCACCAACTACTCAGTATGTCTAACGTACAAAGGTGAAGACTGCCAGGTACAAGTGGTCTTCACTACTAAGAAAGAAGTGCCCTCTTTAATCATTATTATTGTAGTGAGCATTTTCCTTTTGGGCTTAGCCACTATCCCACTGATGGGTGCTACCTGTTGCCATCTACTTAATAAATACCATGGCAAGAATTATAAACTGATCATGAAGGCCCACAAACCtgatcctatggagaagcacatGGCGGCTGACTTTGACCCAAGAGCTTCCTACGTGGAGTCAGAGAAAAATTATAACCCTAGTGAAGCAGAGGAGGGGGAGGCTGAAGCTGCACCAGCAGAAGGTGAAGTAGAAGGGGAACCGGAGGAAAATGTGTTGGATGAGACCCTTCCATGCTCAGAATCCAAGACCAACCAAGAAGAATTTGAAGTGGGTTCAGAGTACAGTGATCGGCTCCCACTTGGAGCTGAGGCTGTGACCATCTCTGAGGAGATAAATGGTAATTACAAGGAACCTGCATGCTGA
- the LOC134603412 gene encoding immunoglobulin superfamily containing leucine-rich repeat protein-like, producing the protein MNRIMANFHLLFGSVWYLCLVPSNSCPVRCNCVTNSAHPSADCSYRGLDSVPTGLPFNISQISLSANSISTLNTSSFAATIMVKSLWLAYNQITSIQPGTFKGLSKLMSIDLSHNQLLDFPWSDLPALHELQVLILNNNNLVTLPANTFITSRSLRSLQLSSNKILSLPEGLFDSLTSLSHLSLYNNPFNCSCSLFWLKDWVGKSMVTIDKKKEIACSFPKELSGVSLEKLPDFQCRAPLQIQSNDPLLDKALFLCKKAGDQDFMTSHSKEIEVMLQFMDNGNIFVTPIKKDIVYNCRLHNHTAGITSLSNYQASGWLREEQEKLLLIMVSERGNSAVNVGSISLAISMLICLAVQW; encoded by the coding sequence ATGAATAGGATCATGGCGAACTTCCATCTATTATTTGGTTCTGTTTGGTACCTATGCCTAGTGCCAAGCAATTCTTGCCCAGTCCGCTGCAACTGTGTCACCAATTCTGCCCATCCTTCTGCAGATTGTTCTTACCGTGGTCTAGATTCGGTACCAACTGGCCTCCCTTTCAACATCAGCCAAATTAGCCTCTCTGCCAACTCCATCAGCACCCTAAACACTTCATCCTTTGCCGCTACCATAATGGTCAAGTCCCTGTGGTTAGCATATAACCAGATTACCAGTATTCAACCTGGCACTTTCAAAGGCCTGTCAAAGCTAATGAGCATTGACCTCAGTCATAACCAACTCTTGGATTTTCCCTGGAGTGATCTCCCAGCCCTCCACGAACTTCAGGTCCTGATTCTCAACAATAATAATCTGGTGACTCTTCCAGCAAATACGTTCATTACATCTAGAAGTCTCCGATCTCTACAGCTCAGTAGCAACAagatactatctcttccagaaggGCTTTTCGACTCATTGACATCATTATCTCACCTCAGTCTTTACAATAACCCATTTAACTGCTCTTGCTCTTTATTTTGGCTTAAGGATTGGGTAGGGAAATCCATGGTCaccattgacaaaaaaaaagagattgcATGTTCGTTTCCCAAGGAGCTGTCAGGTGTCTCACTAGAAAAATTGCCCGATTTCCAATGCAGAGCACCTTTACAAATTCAGAGTAATGACCCCTTGCTGGACAAGGCCTTGTTCCTCTGCAAGAAGGCTGGAGACCAAGACTTCATGACAAGTCATTCTAAGGAGATTGAGGTGATGCTACAATTCATGGACAACGGGAACATTTTTGTGACTCCTATCAAAAAGGACATAGTTTATAATTGTCGTTTGCATAACCATACAGCAGGCATCACATCCCTTTCCAACTACCAGGCTTCAGGATGGCTGCGGGAGGAGCAGGAGAAGCTTCTCTTGATTATGGTTTCGGAAAGAGGAAATTCAGCAGTGAATGTAGGGTCGATATCTTTGGCTATATCTATGCTAATTTGTTTGGCAGTTCAGTGGTAA